TACGCATTTACCCGGACCGAAATTCAACAGGGTCCGTTTGACGGGAGTCATCTGCCGATTACTCCGAGACACGCGGGTAGCGTCACGATGGACTGGGGGCAGGATCAAGGCTCGATTCTCTCCGTGACGGGCCGATTCGTCGGAAATCGGATCCTCGCCAACGACCTGGCCAATCAGCAGGAGAAACTTCCGGCTTATTCGGTCTTGGACGCGAAGTACAGTTATCGGGCCGATTACGGCGAGGTTTTTTTCGGGATAAACAATTTTCTGAACCGTAAGTACGATGATTTCGGAGGGGTGGGAGGGTTTCCGTTCGGCAGCCGGATCGGGTTCAATCCGGCTCCGGAGCGAAACTACATCGGCGGAGCGACCATCCGATTTTAGCGAAGGAGGCGAAGGGGGAATGATGAGAATCACACGGGTCTACACGCGGACCGGCGATAAGGGGAAAACACGTTTGGCCGGGGGACAGATGATCTCTAAGGATCATCTGCGCATCGAAGTTTATGGGACCGTGGATGAACTGAACTCCGCCGTCGGCGTCGTGCGGGCCTTCAACCGGCCGCGGATGAAGCGGCTTTCCCAGGCCCGGAAGCTTGAGACCGAACTCCACCGTATTCAAAACCGCCTCTTCGATATCGGAGGGCTGCTCGCGACACTGCCCCGGGATCAAAAGCGGTTCCGGAACATGCCCAAGATAACGTCCGACGAAGTGAGCCATCTCGAGAAGTTGATGGACGCCTGTCAGAGGGAACTAAAACCGCTGGAAGAGTTTATCTTGCCGGCCGGTGATCCGGTCACGGCTTTTCTTCATCTGGCCCGGACGATCTGTCGTCGGGCCGAGCGGCTCTGCGTTCGGCTGGATGCCCGTGAAGGGGTGGCTCCGACGATCCTTCAATATCTGAATCGTTTGAGCGACGCCTTTTTTGTGCTGGCCCGTTGGATCGGCCGGGCGGGGGGGGAACGGGAGACGCTCTGGGAGCGCCCTTCCGCATCGAAAGGGTGATCCTTTTCGGTTTTTTACATCGACCGGACAACTGTTGCAACGCGGACCCTGTTGCCGTATAATTCTTCCATGAAACTCCCATGCCCGATCTGCCATAAATCGGTGGAATGGAGAAGCAATGCGTTTCGACCGTTTTGTTCCGAGCGCTGCCGAATGACCGATCTGGGAAACTGGGCGCTTGAAAAGTATCGGATCAAGACCGAAAACAAAGCCGACGAACAGTCCGACCAACCCGCGCCGTCCGATACCGCCGATGCCGAAATTCATCACCGTCAAAAAAGCTGAGCAGGAGCACCGGCAGGCCGCCCGCTATCTGAAGAGCTCGCTGGTCTACTCGTCCGCGCTGATTGGACTGATCTCGCTGATCCTGGGCTACGGGAGCCTCCTCTATTTGATGTTCAAGGGCCGGCCCTTGACGGAACTTCTCATCGACAGTCTGATTCTGCTGTCGTCCGGTCTGGTTGTGGGACTTTTCCAGGCCGGCTATCAACATTATCTTTACAATACGCATCCGGACTATTTTGCCGACCGCATGCGGCGGGCCGAGTTAAGGCTGTCCCGCCAACTCAAAAAGCTCGGGGATCCGATTAAGGTCGAACATCCCGGGCGTTGGGCCGTGCCTTATCTGTATCTCATCGGCTGGCTTGCTTTCGCGGGCCTGATCGTCATCTACACCCCCAAATTAAATGTGCTTTCGGTCGTCTTTCTCCCGATGGCGGGTTTCTTTAACGCGAGGTTTTTTTATCTGAAGCGGCTGATAAAGTAATGGCCCCGCCGAATCGCGGCCTGTTCGTCTAGGGGAGAAGGCCCTTGCGAGCCGGCGGGTCCAGAGTCAGAGGATATGCCTCCTATCGAATTTCTCCAGGATCTGGTGGTCATTTTC
This genomic window from Nitrospiria bacterium contains:
- a CDS encoding cob(I)yrinic acid a,c-diamide adenosyltransferase, producing the protein MMRITRVYTRTGDKGKTRLAGGQMISKDHLRIEVYGTVDELNSAVGVVRAFNRPRMKRLSQARKLETELHRIQNRLFDIGGLLATLPRDQKRFRNMPKITSDEVSHLEKLMDACQRELKPLEEFILPAGDPVTAFLHLARTICRRAERLCVRLDAREGVAPTILQYLNRLSDAFFVLARWIGRAGGERETLWERPSASKG
- a CDS encoding DNA gyrase inhibitor YacG yields the protein MKLPCPICHKSVEWRSNAFRPFCSERCRMTDLGNWALEKYRIKTENKADEQSDQPAPSDTADAEIHHRQKS